The following proteins are encoded in a genomic region of Pyxicephalus adspersus chromosome 9, UCB_Pads_2.0, whole genome shotgun sequence:
- the GANAB gene encoding neutral alpha-glucosidase AB isoform X4, giving the protein MISSQPQGVPPLLSPQDLSLQIKSFLSGSDPQHGQKLSARDHARCALLLLRCLPSARHAVLEHLRSVFHDSVSSILSERDSQESLPQSSSSQRRGPPPLSTPSLDEVTHEVQKVLEEFIKLNPRAWAPLISAWSIELMGQISSKHANRQGMPHSASLNELLQLWMSCGATRVLMDIYTLCLSTMIDSCPDACVDALLDTSVQHSPHFDWVVAHIGNSFPSTIISRVLTCGLKDFCAHSTPAETPEKRVPKLGSVVGILRHLNSRHGNSIRQEILRMFHESLRPGSKQQRATLPYLLQLAALSPSLLGTVCQDLVDSLKPSTLAQLQQHCSTLPREELDNMLNLSVHLACQTSAGAPRLLRFLLDTAMPASVITTPGLAVHDSVRDACDRIVRLLLLSLQKQVYGRTGGRAASEAQPRAVPFLDAMRGHLPELCTEMLRLERKRHLWLHQLLGLLCIYSNPPCPPEALCLLLTLAQSPEELSLAVQLHAVLSSSMQGLAKAAVTRCVSQIHAGSLTDKRAFQLLQNLALIVQNEEGGMGREIGTALSEHISDFGQLLLHSNPGLCEASCLLLCCCPFPSSLPPAQLHCLIRSSSYLFFHSMHIRSSSGVSNASRLLLRLSKVSHAGRKAVLHQLVEGALHQGNAGLFGGQSTIPDSQKSEEAAGSLLKSNSHLGSTLDFSGSVWSVFHAGVIGAGLKPEEKSRQSGREESAENTLSLISLLCCCCANKGEEDGQLATMDPEAAKTLAVTITECTCPDVTNSELAWPPEEHSRTTVQRDLVIYRCFRKNPLLFQLLHLVAQGRPALCYCSVLLRGLLATLLAHWEASRESSSVNSPWHLMASCELVSCMGEGQLLPPALTNMHEMFSLLAPYEVRLLLLSVWDFVRENGPFPQRFVFQAGRAVFNRDFTREGDPAKYMGIVHSVLHRNIDRLGLLSGRFQL; this is encoded by the exons ATGATTTCATCCCAGCCACAAGGGGTCCCTCCCCTGCTCAG TCCCCAGGATCTCTCCCTTCAGATCAAGTCATTTCTAAGTGGTTCTGATCCCCAGCATGGGCAGAAGTTAAGTGCTCGTGACCATGCCCGTTGTGCTCTACTACTACTGCGTTGCTTGCCTTCTGCACGACATGCCGTACTGGAACACTTGCGATCTGTTTTTCATGACAGTGTTTCTTCGATTCTAAGTGAACGAGACTCTCAAGAATCCCTTCCACAATCATCCTCTTCTCAACGTCGTGGTCCTCCTCCTCTGTCCACTCCAAGTTTGGATGAAGTGACACATGAAGTGCAAAAGGTGCTGGAAGAGTTTATTAAGCTTAATCCTAGAGCTTGGGCACCTCTGATCTCTGCTTGGTCTATTGAACTTATGGGACAAATAAGTAGTAAACACGCCAATAGACAAGGGATGCCACACTCTGCAAGTCTCAATGAATTGTTACAGCTGTGGATGTCATGTGGAGCCACACGAGTTCTTATGGACATATACACACTCTGTCTGTCCACGATGATAGATAGCTGCCCAGATGCTTGTGTGGATGCTTTGCTTGATACTTCAGTTCAACACTCTCCACACTTTGACTGGGTGGTAGCCCACATTGGAAACTCCTTTCCAAGTACCATAATCAGCCGTGTGCTAACCTGTGGACTTAAGGATTTTTGTGCACACAGTACTCCTGCTGAGACCCCTGAAAAGCGTGTGCCAAAGTTGGGCTCTGTGGTGGGTATCTTAAGACATTTAAACTCACGCCATGGTAACAGCATTCGTCAGGAGATCCTGAGGATGTTTCACGAAAGTTTGAGGCCTGGAAGCAAGCAACAGAGAGCAACTCTGCCATACCTCTTACAATTGGCAGCACTTTCACCATCCTTGTTGGGAACAGTATGTCAAGATTTAGTAGATTCTTTAAAACCCTCCACATTAGCCCAGCTACAGCAGCACTGCTCAACCCTTCCCCGTGAAGAACTGGACAATATGCTTAATCTAAGTGTCCACCTGGCATGCCAAACATCTGCTGGTGCTCCACGTCTCCTGCGTTTCCTTTTGGATACAGCAATGCCTGCTTCTGTTATAACTACTCCAGGATTAGCAGTGCATGATTCTGTTAGAGATGCTTGTGATCGCATTGTGAGATTGCTTCTTCTTAGCCTACAAAAGCAAGTTTATGGACGGACAGGAGGGAGGGCAGCATCTGAAGCCCAGCCAAGAGCAGTTCCATTTTTAGATGCTATGAGAGGCCATCTTCCCGAACTGTGTACTGAAATGCTGCGTTTAGAGAGAAAGCGTCACTTATGGCTTCATCAGCTTCTGGGATTGCTCTGCATCTATAGTAACCCACCATGTCCCCCAGAAGCCCTTTGCCTGTTGCTTACCCTGGCTCAAAGTCCTGAGGAGCTGAGTCTTGCAGTTCAGCTTCATGCAGTACTTTCATCCTCTATGCAAGGTCTAGCTAAAGCAGCAGTAACACGATGTGTATCCCAGATACATGCAGGTTCTTTGACAGATAAGAGAGCTTTTCAGCTGTTGCAAAACTTGGCACTTATTGTCCAGAATGAAGAAGGGGGAATGGGTAGAGAGATAGGAACAGCTCTTTCTGAGCACATATCTGACTTTGGCCAGCTACTTCTACACAGCAACCCTGGATTGTGTGAGGCATCTTGTTTACTACTGTGTTGTTGTCCTTTCCCTTCATCTCTACCCCCTGCTCAACTCCACTGTCTCATTCGCTCATCATCATACCTTTTCTTCCATTCCATGCACATACGCAGCAGCTCTGGAGTAAGCAATGCTTCCCGACTACTTTTGCGTCTCAGTAAAGTCTCTCATGCTGGCAGAAAAGCAGTACTCCATCAGCTTGTGGAAGGAGCACTGCATCAAGGAAATGCAGGACTTTTTGGAGGACAAAGCACTATTCCTGACTCCCAAAAATCAGAGGAAGCAGCTGGTTCTCTTTTAAAGAGTAACAGCCACCTTGGCTCAACATTAGATTTTTCAGGAAGTGTGTGGTCTGTGTTTCATGCAGGAGTAATTGGAGCAGGGTTAAAGCCAGAAGAGAAAAGTCGGCAAAGTGGGAGAGAGGAGAGTGCTGAAAATACACTGAGTCTTATCTCTCTATTATGCTGCTGCTGTGCCAACAAAGGGGAAGAAGATGGACAGCTAGCCACTATGGATCCTGAGGCAGCCAAGACGTTGGCAGTTACAATCACTGAATGCACTTGCCCTGATGTGACAAACAGTGAGTTGGCTTGGCCACCAGAAGAGCATTCACGTACCACAGTACAAAGAGACTTGGTTATATACAGATGCTTCCGTAAAAATCCTTTGCTTTTCCAACTTCTCCATCTTGTGGCCCAAGGTCGTCCTGCTCTTTGTTATTGCTCAGTTTTGCTTAGAGGTCTTCTTGCTACACTTTTGGCACATTGGGAAGCATCACGAGAGTCATCTTCTGTCAACTCCCCATGGCACCTAATGGCTTCTTGTGAGCTGGTATCTTGCATGGGAGAAGGACAGCTTCTTCCCCCAGCTCTAACAAACATGCACGAGATGTTTTCCCTTCTTGCACCGTATGAGGTCCGTTTACTACTGCTCAGTGTTTGGGACTTTGTACGTGAAAATGGGCCTTTTCCCCAGAGATTTGTATTTCAGGCAGGACGTGCAGTATTCAACAGAGACTTCACTCGAGAAGGTGACCCAGCTAAGTACATGGGTATTGTACATAGTGTATTACATCGAAACATTGATCGTCTCGGACTGCTGTCAGGGCGGTTTCAATTGTGA
- the C9H11orf98 gene encoding uncharacterized protein C11orf98 homolog: MAPGGKINRPKTELQKNLLKRRRLIKREKHKKHKIVGAVVDKELITVHHLRKRSSSARANITLSGKKKRKLIKQLQHLQKTKEKMDAEPASKPQKVNFDMEVEKTTTKKKSKKPQQDVEMEEVTPGDK, translated from the exons ATGGCTCCAGGAGGAAAAATCAACCGACCAAAAACG GAGTTGCAAAAAAATCTTCTAAAGCGTCGCAGATTAATTAAACGTGAGAAACACAAGAAACACAAGATTGTTGGAGCTGTGGTCGATAAAGAATTAATTACAGTTCATCACCTTAGGAAGAGAAG TTCCAGTGCAAGAGCAAATATCACATTGTctgggaagaagaaaagaaaattgataAAGCAGCTACAGCATcttcaaaagacaaaagagaaAATGGATG ctGAACCTGCATCCAAACCTCAAAAGGTTAACTTTGATATGGAAGTCGAGAAAACTACCACAAAAAAGAAATCCAAGAAACCTCAGCAAGATGTGGAGATGGAAGAGGTGACCCCTGGAGACAAGTAA